A genome region from Setaria italica strain Yugu1 chromosome III, Setaria_italica_v2.0, whole genome shotgun sequence includes the following:
- the LOC101772653 gene encoding AAA-ATPase At3g50940: protein MASYDKAFESYKKALTTAASVAASVMLVRSVVNDVVPYELREMLFSGFGYLRSRVSSQHTIIVEKKNDGFTNNHIYNAVRTYLATRINADLQQRLRVSSMDEDDKMMISMAEGEEMLDVYEGTEFKWCLICNDNSSDSGNGSGLQNEVSFEVSFHKNHKEKALKSYLPFILATAKDIKARERTLRIYMTEYSSEWSPIDLHHPSTFDTLAMDQKLKQSIIDDLNRFIKRKDYYRKIGKAWKRGYLLYGPPGTGKSSLIAAMANLLRFDIYDLELTEVNSNSDLRRLLVGMSNRSILVVEDIDCTIELKQREEGEGRDKSNSTEENKGEDKVTLSGLLNFVDGLWSTTGEERIIVFTTNYKERLDPALLRPGRMDMHIHMGYCTQESFRILTNNYHSINYHDTYPEIEKLIKDVKVTPAEVAEVLMRNDDTNIALHDLVDFLKSKMIEVNEIKTEHKETNNQLDEKKDNRDSDKK, encoded by the exons ATGGCGTCCTACGACAAGGCCTTCGAGTCCTACAAGAAGGCCCTCACCACCGCGGCGTCCGTCGCGGCATCTGTGATGCTGGTGCGCAGCGTGGTGAACGACGTGGTGCCGTACGAGCTGCGCGAGATGCTCTTCTCCGGCTTCGGCTACCTGCGCTCGCGCGTGTCGTCGCAGCACACCATCATCGTCGAGAAGAAGAATGACGGATTCACCAACAACCACATCTACAACGCCGTCAGGACGTACCTCGCGACACGCATCAACGCCGACCTGCAGCAGCGCCTGCGAGTCAGCAGCATGGACGAGGATGACAAGATGATGATCAGCATGGCGGAGGGCGAGGAGATGCTGGATGTTTATGAAGGCACGGAATTCAAATGGTGCCTCATCTGCAATGACAACTCAAGTGACTCCGGAAATGGCAGTGGCCTTCAGAACGAGGTCTCCTTCGAGGTTAGCTTCCACAAGAACCACAAGGAGAAAGCCCTGAAATCATACCTCCCATTCATTTTGGCCACTGCCAAGGACATAAAAGCTCGGGAGAGAACTCTTAGGATATACATGACTGAGTACTCGAGCGAGTGGTCCCCAATTGACCTCCACCACCCATCTACATTTGACACACTTGCCATGGACCAGAAGCTGAAGCAGTCCATCATCGATGACCTTAACAGGTTCATCAAGAGAAAGGATTACTATAGGAAGATAGGCAAGGCATGGAAGCGGGGGTACCTGCTGTATGGTCCACCTGGGACCGGCAAGTCCAGCCTGATTGCGGCCATGGCCAACCTTCTCAGGTTTGACATATATGACCTCGAGCTAACTGAGGTCAATTCCAACTCAGACCTTAGGAGGCTTCTTGTTggtatgagcaaccgatccattCTTGTTGTCGAAGATATTGACTGCACCATTGAACTGAAACAACGAGAAGAAGGTGAGGGGCGTGACAAGTCGAATTCTACAGAAGAAAACAAGGGAGAAGACAAG GTAACGCTGTCTGGCCTGCTCAACTTTGTTGATGGGCTGTGGTCAACAACTGGGGAAGAAAGGATCATTGTCTTCACAACCAATTACAAGGAGCGGCTTGACCCAGCATTGCTGCGGCCTGGAAGGATGGACATGCACATCCACATGGGGTACTGCACCCAAGAATCTTTCCGAATCCTTACCAACAACTACCACTCCATCAACTACCATGACACATATCCAGAGATTGAGAAACTGATCAAGGACGTGAAGGTGACACCCGCAGAGGTTGCCGAGGTTCTGATGAGGAATGATGACACCAATATTGCGCTCCATGATCTTGTCGATTTCCTGAAGTCAAAAATGATAGAAGTCAATGAGATCAAGACTGAACACAAGGAAACAAATAACCAGCTGGATGAGAAGAAAGACAACAGAGATAgtgacaaaaaataa
- the LOC101767972 gene encoding uncharacterized protein LOC101767972: MAGSGADAEQEQKRAAAAAYDYEGDARWSDYWSNVLVPPNLASRPDVVDHFKRKFYQRYIDRDLVVEPMSSTGSSQPSRPDVRSSPSPSNENLRARNSGSTSRSAPPPPAQTDSAVNPLRFDARTIHFSINAWVLVVAFLGMLPILPKHLADRACKLSLLGTIFSSGYSLYSTYGKPRAWNMPAIQAWLQSVLATKDFIHLMFSSMFFTSQLHLKIAALPVLCWALDHVARFLRRNFNRSSFYRRYLEEPCLWVETNNTTLSLLSSNAEIALGFLLIISLFSWRRSIIQTFMYWQVLKLMYHAPVTSSYHQSAWAKIGRVVNPYIHRYAPFLQTPISAIQRWWFR; this comes from the exons ATGGCAGGCTCCGGGGCGGACGCGGAGCAGGAGCagaagcgggcggcggcggcggcgtacgactACGAGGGCGACGCGCGCTGGTCCGACTACTGGTCCAACGTCCTCGTCCCTccgaacctcgcctcccgccccgATGTCGTCGACCACTTCAAGCGCAAGTTCTACCAGCGATACATC GACCGTGATCTGGTAGTCGAGCCGATGTCATCCACCGGTTCCAGTCAGCCGAGCAGGCCAGATGTAAGGTCTTCACCCTCTCCATCCAACGAGAATCTCAGGGCTCGTAACTCAG GATCTACTTCAAGgtcagcgccaccgccaccagcacAAACAGACAGTGCTGTCAACCCTTTACGATTTGATGCGCGGACTATACATTTCTCCATTAATGCCTGG GTACTTGTAGTTGCTTTTCTGGGAATGCTTCCAATTTTGCCAAAACACCTTGCTGACAGAGCTTGCAAACTTTCATTACTGGGAACAATATTCTCCTCGGGATATTCTCTATACAGTACTTATGGG AAACCAAGAGCGTGGAACATGCCAGCAATTCAGGCTTGGTTGCAGTCTGTACTTGCAACCAAGGATTTTATCCATTTGATGTTCTCTTCTATGTTCTTCACATCTCAATTGCACTTAAAGA TTGCTGCACTACCTGTGCTTTGCTGGGCACTTGATCATGTTGCCAGATTCCTAAGGCGTAATTTCAACCGATCCTCTTTCTATAG GAGATACTTGGAAGAACCTTGTCTTTGGGTAGAGACAAACAATACTACACTGAGTCTCCTTAGTTCCAATGCTGAAATCGCCTTGGGTTTTCTTCTGATCATATCATTGTTCTC gtgGCGTCGTAGCATAATTCAGACATTCATGTACTGGCAG GTGTTGAAGCTGATGTACCATGCTCCTGTGACATCCAGCTATCACCAGAGTGCCTGGGCGAAAATTGGGAGGGTTGTGAATCCATACATCCACCGCTATGCCCCGTTCCTCCAGACACCCATTTCTGCGATCCAGAGATGGTGGTTCAGGTAG